Within Lolium rigidum isolate FL_2022 chromosome 5, APGP_CSIRO_Lrig_0.1, whole genome shotgun sequence, the genomic segment TTTTAAAGTTAAAACTCACCGGATAAAACTAACAGTTGCAACTCCATTTTCAactgaaaaatctcagttgcaactgcaCTAGCAAGTGAAAAACCTCACGTGCAACTGCACATGCAactgaaaaatctcagttgcaaccgcaCTTGCAACTATGGAATCATAGTTGCAACAGCACTTGTAATTGGAAAAAATCTCATTTGCAACTCGACTTAGAATTGGAAAATTCGCATTTAAAACGGTACGTACAACTGGAAAAAAAAAACCTCAGTTTCAACCTTAATTGCAACTGGCAAAAACATCTAATTGCAACCCAACTTGCAGCTGGAAAATattaaaaatctcagttgcaacccgatTTGCAACTGGAAAAAAATCTTAGTTACAATTTGATTTGCAGTTGAAAAATCTCATTTGCAACCCGACTTGAAACTGAAAAAATCTTAGTTGAGACCGAACTTACAACTTGAAAAAATAGTCAGTCGCAacccacttgcaactgaaaatttTTAGTTGCAACTTTATTTTCAACTTAAAAGTATTTAGTTGCAACCCTACTTCCAACTGAAAATTTTTAGTTGCAACTTTATTTTCAACTTAAAAGTATTCAGTTGCAACCCTACTTGCAACTAAGAAAATAGTCAGTTGCAACCTCACTTGCATGTGAAATATCTTACTTTCAACCTTACTTATAACTTGAAAATAGTCAGCTGCAGCTTCACTTGTAACTGAAAAATTAAAGTTACAACCTTAATTGGTACTAAAAAATAGTGAGTTGCAACCCCATTATCAAACCATTGCTAAATGTTTTTTTCAtatttagaaaataaaaatatataaaaataagGTGCAACTCACTGCCACTCTTAGCCTAGAAAgtacaacaaacaaacaaaaggCTGAAAAACTAGTAGCCCACGTTACCACGCTAGCAGCACAcgtaaaagcaaaaaaaaaaaaaaaaaaaaaaaggaccgGTAACCTATGTGGCCAATACGGGAGTATATACTACTATAACCAACGCACATGGGCCGTGCATCGAGCAGGGCTTGTGAGAGACGCAGACCGCCGGGCCGACCACGCGTATTGTTTGTAGCTAAGTATGGTTTTAACAGATCAATCAGACGCTAAAACGTTACCTGAGCCCTAAGTTAGTTTGGCAAGACGACTTCGGTTCACACGTGAAAGTACTTCGAAAGGCACCGGCTTCCAATGGTGAAATTCTTGCTGAAAGTACAGCTACGTGCTGGCACTCAATCAAGGAGTAGCGCTGGCACGTCACTCGGCTCCTCGGCTCACTTCGGTGGCAATTTCTCCTTAGGCGCATGTCTCAGCAACACAAAACAAGGGGTTTCGCTTGTTATAGGAGGACAGGTTTTGTTGTTCATATGTCATTACCATCCCCTCAAAAAAAATTAGTTCTCAACTAGGTGAGAACAAGCAAATCCCTATTGATAATAGGTTTCAGGATATATCAAAGGGGTCCATCGAGCAACAATGTTCACTGTAACAATATTGTTCTCATATATCATTGTCAACTTCGTAACACTTAACTTACACCCAAATTCAGAAAAACATACCATCGAAAATAGACATGCTAGTCTTCGCGGCGAGACTACGTATTTCATTTGGTGTTTATTATTAATTCCACACATGTAGTTTTGTTCTCCTCAATCTCTCATTTAGTCATAATAATGGAAATACAATAATAGCACATTGCCTCTAGGGCTTATTTCCAACGATAATAAGAAGAGAACCATTTGGATAGTATAGAAAGCTAGGGGTCAACATGGCAGCGGGACGCGGAGAGTGGCATGCAGGAACAGATCCTCCTTCCTCCTAGCAGTGATTCCCATGGCCTCTGTCATGTCGAGAGCGCCCGGAAGGAAGCCATCTGGGAGCTCCCAATCGAAATAAAACAGAAGGCTCGCGAGACCCAGCTCAACGTTGGCGAGTCCGAACAGCATCCCAGGGCAAATCCGGCGTCCTGCACCGAAGGGCGTGAACTCAAAGTTGGTGCCTTTGTAGTTCGTGGCGCTACCCATGAACCTGTCCGGGATGAAGGTCTCCGGTTGATCCCAGTACTTCGGGTCTCTGGAGATAGCCCAGTTGTTGACGATAACAACGGTGCCTCTGGGCACGTCGTAGCCGAGTATGGTACATGGTTCCTGGCACTCCCTCGGCAGCAGTAGCGGCCCAATTGAGTGCAGCCGCAAGGTCTCCTTGATGACACATTGCAAGTAGCTCAGCTCGCCTAGGCCCTCCTCGGTCACCTCCCTCTTCCCCATGAAGGCATGGCGGACCTCGGCTTGCGCCCTTGACATGACGCTAGGGTTTTGCATCAGCTCCGCCATGACCCATTGTAGCATCGTTGCGGGCGCTTCGCTCCCTCCCCCAAGAATATCCTGCATGATGGTGCATCCATTGATGTAGAGGCTGGGGCTTGGCCGTTTTTCGAAAAAAACATGAAATGGAAAAAAAAAGGCTTACAAATAACACTGCTTTGACGTTGTCCATggagatggggaattggaggttgCCTTGTCGTTGGATACTGAGGAGCACCTGGatcacatcgtcttcctccggcATCGGCAGGTGCAACGACGCTCTCCTCTCGAGATGCTCGACTATGAAGCGCTCCATGAACGCCAGCGAGGAgtcccggaaggccgccgcccgGCGCAGCGTGCCGCTCAGGACCCGCAGCAGCCGCCAGGAGGGGAACAGGTCGGACACGGTGAGACATCCGACGACCCGTACCGCCTCGTCCACGTAGTGGAGCAGTGCGTCCTGCTCCTTGAACCGGGCGCCCATGACGGAGTGCACCGTCGTGTCCGCCCCGTACTCGGCGATCATCCTGCTCAGATTCATGGCCTCCTGCGACTCGAACGACGACGATGCGATGGAACGGATGAACCGGGCCGTCGCCTCCTCGCGGATGCGTCGGAAGGAGCGGACGCACTTGGCGTTGAGCAGCGCGTGGACGCAGGCCTTACGGAGCTGCCGCCACCGGTCGCCGTGCGGCGCGAACGTGATCCCGTGGCCGCGCTGGTTGAGGACCTCGGCGCAGGAGGTGAGCGGCCGCGTGCACAGCACCTGGTCCTGCGTCTTCATCACCTCCCTGGTACGTAGGTAGGTTAATCTTGATTAGTGTTGAAATTTGAATTGTAGCCGGGTTATTTTCTAATATACCAGCTAGTGTGTGTTTCCAAGTTAGGAAGCGTTAGGTTAAGTGTAGTATTTTGATGTGATCGACCTGGCGGCTTCCGCGCTGGATGCCACCATGAGCGGGACCTCGCCCAGCCGGAGGAGCATGAGAGGCCCATGGCGCCGGGAGAGATCCCTTAGGGCGCGGTGCGGGAGGGCGCCAATGAGGTGGTGGAGGCTGCCGATGACGGGAAGATGCCATGGGCCTGGAGGTAGCCGCGGACGACCATGGCTGGCACTGGCAGAGCCACGCCGGCGAGCTCTCAAGAAACGAATGGTGGCGTACAAGAGTGGAATAAGAGCTAACAAATACCACAAGGATGTCTCGACCTCCATGATCGAGCTAACCAATTGTTGCTTCTCTGTTCCAGGCTTCCAGCAGGTTTCTGTTTGGTTGCATTTATATAGACACGCACATGCAGCTTCGAAGAATCTACTGGCCACTACTGTACTGCAACTCTGCAAGCAGCACTCTGCCCTGTACTCATGTACTGGCGACGGCGCGCGTTCATTCTTCAACAGTGAAACAGCTAGCGATTAAAGGAGAAAATTACTTGAAACGCCATGACCGCGATATGCATCAATTGCCACACAAATGGCTTTCTTCTCGCATTAACGTGATCAACTGTTCATGCCTACGTGTCAGGCCGATTCGTCCCAGCCATGCTTCAACATTTCGTGCACTCAAGAGAAGTTTGATCGATCCCACTGGCCACTGTGCATGAATGCACTAAGATTGTGCTACATGCATGGGCAGCATTAAATGCAACATATATCCTACTCCTCCTCAGTTTACTAGTCCTCCCCGTATCTCTAGCtcgccaatttaacctatataatttaaattatataatgcaaaaattatatcattacaaaatagaacatctaaactttctaatgatataatttttataacatataactaatgctaacttgatcaaatttgcgatctaGAGGTACGTGcatgccttataaactgtgagagggGGAGAACTAAGTAATATTTATTAACATATGTgtggtgtaatatcccagtatttggggttacaaaaatagaggaaacagatatgtgcattgcattcatgcatagaaaatccgggtaattttcgcgctttaaaataaaatagtcacagtaactgaagttttacttgaccttggtggaattgaagtagctcatcaagccaagcgctataaacctcaatgtgactttgtttaaaaccttgttttgggtagagatgatttgatctaaggggttagatcaaatggaactaaaatcaacacaacaacactttactcaatgatcaattgcttgatcttataaaagatcataatatgatattcttggccataacatatgaacatctattcaaatgcaaaccaagtaacaataaaatggagaaaccattcttcacttatcttttccatgtcttaaaccaatccatgttcctaccatgaacctcatggtattcattccacttaaatcttggaatcatgacaaggatcTCCACTCTAGAAATGCTCCCTAGTTTTCaattatatattcttctctattccaatttattatacatcaaacctatagaagtgagagttctatattatttattagagaagcaatgacaaaccttgagctcaaccttggatatacatccatgtgttTAAGTCATCATCTTTAGGAAGAACCCTAGGATAgtattcaagacattccctagagagagaacccatctaTGCTAAACACAGATACTGATGATCACATTAttccctatggagcctaaccttaggttagtaataaagtccttcccatatgagagagaccattcataccaatcttagctttacctatttaagaatcaaggacaacctttgaattaaaatattaggagataaaccatggcatcttggagtggtgagataaccaagtatcaaattgaaTAAGCCCATATCCATAAGTTGATGAAGTAAGAGtaagactaatccaactaagttagacaagtgaagtcttagcctagatacctaaggcaaTATTagaagtacaccataaaccctaggatagctattcctatatgagagagctcaagctatggtgttacactcaaattagttgaggcaacactttgatttgagggagagaactattcaaATAACCAGATGAataaatcatcattccttgagtagaactcaatatctcagacattctcctgggatataaactaaagaggcaaccatagtaagcccatccaagaaagtaaaatagaagtactaAACCCTaactgatcaagacaatacttgatcttggaagtAAGAAACCTTGTTCATGAGagataatttaggaagccaaacatatactctaagaattgggagtagaagccattgagaataagttgctcatgataatgccatgaccatgctttggagaaatagaagaataagccataagttaaaccctatatgataagtagatatcattcaccacatgaaattatagggagatcactagtaagcaaccctaggcttatatcccaatcttaacttgtgaatcacttggtgatcataagtataatcttaccacatctatattccatttaCTCCTCAGTTAAAAGAACATAAGGAAACATTAgaatcaaactctatactttatgtggtgataaaccattcatcattataaccaaagttaactataaaaagaccatagccactttagttactttaatgatagattaaggataataatagaagtctattggtattagataaaaccaattctcaagtccctagtaactaaaggagaacaacaACTAttaattaagcaagtaaccatcttatcatggataggggagactaaaccctagccaatgcaatatggtgtcatctcatctctacaaactagaattatatctcaactctagtttgtgcatcacttggggtGATCACAACTACAAACCTTGGCcatatttgagattcaaaccatgtgccattaggaGAATATGATTAGAAACCTAattgttcattaattaaatcatatgcttcaattattaaacataagagacACCTAATGCTAAAACCTTTACTTAAACCCatgagtggtgatcaaccacttaacctTGTCGATAAGACCAAACCATTCTGGAAACAATATCTACTCTAGATATTTTCAAAGATAAGAATAGTGATAAcattgaaataggattataataatAATTGTAAGACCCTAACAAataggtgctcacataaaatcatatgcaagtgaccaaattctcaattaagagatCCAACCCTAATGACAAATCCTAAAACCCTTAGAGTAGAAATACTCAACTCCAATAATTCAAAACAGTTTAATTCTACAAGAATGAGGgaattaaaatgagtgcataaaatcatgcttagTTAACATTTGCAATAAAgttcacatatattaaatgctcattcaaaaacaagtcagtaatacaatgatcttcttattagtCCTCATGAAATTCCAATTGTCAAATACCTACAAAAATAACAGAGTTCAAATTGAAATTCAAATAAACAAAACcaaaaagggaaaaagaaaacagaaaagaaaataagagagaGGAGAGGCTTACCTATcgggccaccgcagcccagcagTAGCCCATGAGGCAACCCAGCACCACGGCCCAGCCCAGCCCGTGTACCGCCTCGTGCGGATAAGGGCGAGGAGACGCCGTCGTCTTCGTCTCTGCCCAGCTCGACGCACGGGAGCGAGACACCGCGACGGTGTGGCCACgtcccgtggtcgccgccgccgatgctgACAGCCAGCACACGCCGAAGGGCGTATAAAAGGCGTAGAAGCCCTTCCATTCCCCTCTCTTCGTCTCCAACACCCAAATTTCTGAAACCCTAGCACGCCGGTCTCCGACTATCGCCACCGGTAGGGacctccccgagcctcgccgaggacaccatcgtcatcgccatcCTCTCCTTGCTCCTCCTGCACAAGGAATTGAGCCGAGGTGCTCCGGAGCGTCTCCGTCAAGCTCgtctctccgacggccggcgacACCAAATCCGGCGATGCAAGCCTCCATCGGCCTCGCCGACAAGTccatcgtgctcctggtgagctactgAATCTCGTGGAGTGCTTAGCTCGTCCGATTACGTCCCGTAGCATGCCTCGCGCCGTTAAcccgtgtccgccgccgccgcagctcgccgGCGAGCACGCTCCGGCGACCTTTCCGAGGGGCGCCGCCACCTTATGGCTCAGCGCGTCGCCTGAGTCGAGCCAGCACACGCGCGCGTCCGCGGGAGTAGcccaacgccggcgaccatcgccactgtccgccggccaccgtgcccattgccacgttggcaattttgactcggtcaaacacgcgtggcagctgacgtggactCTGGCCCACTGGCCAGTGTCTCTGTGTGTAGACTAGCCGGTGTGTTTAGTCAtttcgtttaaattcaaattccattAAAAATCTGAAACTTTGtcaaattatagaaaattcatttcaactcagaaaaatataaatgagatatcaaaaattcttataaaaataaactctatccaataaaaatataatatgaaatttttattttaaataaaaatttaattgtttaatactcattatttaagccttttcttttattcttaattgaattaaaattcaataattaggaaaactttctaaattaaataaaagccagtaaataaataaagaaaacattaaaactaattttctttatttgttattttgttaaattcttattagaaggatttaaaccctaaataataattaccttaattattaattctttaaaaataataaaatgccaaatccaatattattttcatttcaaagttattaataacttccactttataatgaagttattaccttaagaactatatggtagcttaggaaaccctagttccattatacataaaatagtagttcataattttatgtggaattctaaaaccctaattcattaggaaccctagctccattaattcatatgaaccctaatttgccactaacctaaaccctaggttatagtaTGTGATCATAACGCTTCCTTTTCATTCATAGGTTTATATGAGCAACTCAATGCTTGTTCATATTCACATAGAAtataggaaccctatcactaataaTTTAGCATCCTATGTATACATaacatcaaacctagatgatcaaatggggTTAACCAAATctgaaccctagttcctattccctAGATCATCATCCTTAATTGACCATCTTTAGTATCAAACCAATTTGATcaaccctaatagtaaccatgattgatgtttaccttacataccatactccactaaaccctactagtgtgagatacttatgaatcaccccatttaggaaccaactattccttgcctagtaaatccaatagcaaaccctagacagcctcaaacttaattgtaatacttcttaatccttaagaagtatgttcttcaaaagttattcttttgaagaaaataaataatagTCATTAACCttacctaataggacctataaaccctagctagctatcaccaagcaaggtataccaaccttgatagtaaCCATATGCAATCAATTACTTAAgatacttatgcttcactaaaaccatacaagccctagttgttgatgaatccaacttggttgagatccatctaatatctactccagaagctacttggagtcatagtaaaccatagaactccgcaaccctaattatcatacttgttctttattaaagaacatgttcttcaaaagttattcttttgaagtatatgataattaagcattaaccatgccatatagtactaaaaccaacaatCTGTTCATTATATGTTAGGAATATACCAAATGCTATTGTTATGTGCTAGTAATATTATTGCTTGTGATATATtgcaccacttgcttatgatactAAGTTAACCAACCCTTAatgagaaccttgtttgtgaatcactctaaaagtgcaacacacctaaacaaatcatcacaactcactaatcctaaatcatcggggttaggtcacgtttaaagcgattgcatctcatacttatgcattaatgcatccttgccaatcttttaaacaccgtccttaccggacaatgatgctatttcagaatttggagttattgcgtatcgaagaccttgcctgcataatcttgcagtcaagaaaggcaagttcatcgcttgctcatgtcactttgagtatttttaccaaattacttgcaaagtactatacttatcactcttgcataaaaagcaaaaatgctattttcataactatgaatatgactaagtggtgggcaatggaaccatggtatgtgttgatatggtggaggttccattgcaagggtttgtatccatctaggattaaacaacaaatgtcgtccaatgattcttgtgccgtaaaactcgtgttaaccataagatctggaatgggacggagtagtcagttgtacttccacctctcgttcatcaacggatgcgcttaccgtagacacttgaatcccgagggacaagcggtagggtggggaacccgttaaagtccccacggtaatgcggtctatgatgggttgcaacgaccggcgaaggtatcaggtCGTCGTACCTGgtagtagtcgaggtcggatggtatcctatggGTACGCTGGccagcgaggacccaaggtcggaattgcaacaaagggtgggtgttcgaggtagcggaggagtataacttggctaggaccttataccgggcctcacaccaaaggaagtgtggacgagaacatgactcggttggcaccaaggttaagatctcttgtgggtaaagcaacacacctctcgcgagtgtaatgaatcgtgactgtcactccctgttccgggatatggaactgcgaacgctgccggaaaggaactccatgaagttctagtcaaccggtgaaggctgatggacatagctcttcaggataaaagcaaccttttgaagaaatgattacaaaaacctgcattgccgtggactttctggtctatggccgtagctagtgcattaaacacctctttcctataatgaacttgttgagtacgctcgtactcatcccactcttaaatcccctgcttagatatggaggcatcgaaggaagatctacagtgcaactcaaggaccaaggagtcaacaactacttcaagggacaagatcctgtcagaagagtcagataccacatccaacaaggagaaaacctagattagcaatagaaaggaactagcttcctaaacctagctcctatttagctagaatctattcatagcctctatagctagttaaatactctacaaatagagttcgtgataggataagactacgagtcgttcttctggagttaatttgcagatttacctcattgtaaagtaggaggctgtgctgatcttctgtaacagagtctgtatgtaattctatagacatgccttggacctgcatatgtttctgttgtaccactctgagtgatgtaatactagtggaacggtgtttcattggtgttatgtcagacttgcatactacaccatgcagtggtatgccgggtcaccacagttggtatcagagcaaatgctttgaccctaggatttaaaccctttaaaggagacctataggattggtagagtctataggaagttgtcttagctaaaccaaatcttcttatgacttgagatggatattcacttgagaataatcctgacacacttgattcAAATTTCTTAACCAtatttcctaagtgaagttagttagctaattccaagtatgtagcataccattaagtccttaaaacaatagatgagtagaccatagttggtatacaatacatggtagtccaaagagaggatacaaccataaggaagatatcctattggaagatgtataccaacacatgttatggttaagtaagagttatccagacctttAATAGGAgagatatcaagtgatgaagataagtaagatatcctactagaaggtgtataccaagacaagtaatgggtaagtaaaatctatccaaacttgtgaaacaactgatagtaagtgatacataGAAGTTATACGAGGTAGTATagtccatgatgagtcaatcatgggaggtaaggaagagcgataggaataatatatgtctacttacataatAGAGAGAGTAATcacatgtgattcacttgagagtcattatgtgatggactagaacatcataaatacttaggaggagaataataagaagccagttgttcaacaattgtcgttgcctaatcgacaatacctcggaggagggatcctcacgaaggggagaagaagtaggggccatagggcggagtgcacacgggatggtggtacgcgagttacccagcttcggaacacctgcacgatgacagtggCCTACtgtcgcttgtccggaattatccgggcgcttgcgcgttgttacaatggttgtggttgtgcctctagggctcccgggatccggcttataaaggcgcacggatctagggtttacatggagagtcctagccggaatacaagttgcctaactacggtacaatatcttgccgtgtacgtcaaggatccgccttccttatggccgtacctggatccggatactttatgggcctccacggatccggcctccttcgtaggtcggttgggatccggctccgtgttcctgggctggacttcatccttcttgatcaacaagcaatcgggccgcccgatgggccccatgccaccatcaccgtctgtgggccacccgggcttgccggatctaggccacgtcgttgatatacccataaagtatacccacaacagtagcccccgaagttctccgagattcatcattcttccgtCTTCATATAACTCggaaccgaagagaatcttgaagagcttccaaacttaCACGTTTCCGATATCATTCAACCGGAAATCCACATGTCCTTCAGTGATGATAATGTAACGGAGTTtgcacttttcccgcgcacaacttcctatcttcccgcgctaaatttttggagatgcgaatcttcagccggaaatttcgggagcgcacggttaaatcacctccacgtcattttaccgcttttaacctaagacacgtgtcatgcatccaacggtgagaccgttcagtttccgccgttggatccggaacgcgaatctccgcgcgagggcTATAAATACCCCGACGCGCGGTAACTCCTCATTCGTTTCACCcgttcaccacttcatcttcttcctcccaccgcgccgcccgccagatctcaACTCCGACGAGCTCCGCCGCGGAAGACTTCACGCCAGGTCGCTCCAAGCCTTCCCTCGTTCCAAGATCGCcgcggttgatcgggaaatctcctccgccgccgattcgtggtcacgcgggccgCTTTTTAGCAACTTCGGCGACCTTCGTCCTCGCCGGAGCACCGCCGGTTcgccgcgccattgacggtacgtgcaccggacttgtagaagaagaagtagagtagATTCCGGTAACTCAAAcactttgcatgggtgcagccggaagtatGCCGATCGACTCgcactgtactggtagttctccgaatagcccggATCCCAGTTCACTAGAGCcaatctgtccggatcccattgcattcctaccaccatatgtttccgacatccggctggctcaacctttttccgcatcttccagcaccaagttaagccggatcccaaccgcacAAGAAATCGAAGAAGAACTTCAAGGGCAAGCTAGAATGGCTGCCAAGGTTCAGGAGACGGAAAACAAgaaagcttccaaggcccggaaccgcgaaggagagcggggtcaatggtggccctgcgaaaccACCGATACGGAGCTCAGAGAGCTTCAGAACGAAGGTATGATCTCCGCCCACTGGAGTTTCATACGCGacaccgtcgtccccaagccaggAGCCGGAGAAGTggtcatgaccaaggcttgggtggaacgcggattaTCGCTTCCTTGCTCGGAATTCTTCCTCTCTATCCTCAAAACATATgggcttcagccccacaacatctgccccaactcctaccttctgctctccaacttcgcaactctctgcgaagggcatctcggaatccggccagacgtcaagctatggcagtttttcttccgagtaaagaaagagacgaaggacaaagctatgctgaactgcgggagcat encodes:
- the LOC124657658 gene encoding desmethyl-deoxy-podophyllotoxin synthase-like; this encodes MEVETSLWYLLALIPLLYATIRFLRARRRGSASASHGRPRLPPGPWHLPVIGSLHHLIGALPHRALRDLSRRHGPLMLLRLGEVPLMVASSAEAAREVMKTQDQVLCTRPLTSCAEVLNQRGHGITFAPHGDRWRQLRKACVHALLNAKCVRSFRRIREEATARFIRSIASSSFESQEAMNLSRMIAEYGADTTVHSVMGARFKEQDALLHYVDEAVRVVGCLTVSDLFPSWRLLRVLSGTLRRAAAFRDSSLAFMERFIVEHLERRASLHLPMPEEDDVIQVLLSIQRQGNLQFPISMDNVKAVLFDILGGGSEAPATMLQWVMAELMQNPSVMSRAQAEVRHAFMGKREVTEEGLGELSYLQCVIKETLRLHSIGPLLLPRECQEPCTILGYDVPRGTVVIVNNWAISRDPKYWDQPETFIPDRFMGSATNYKGTNFEFTPFGAGRRICPGMLFGLANVELGLASLLFYFDWELPDGFLPGALDMTEAMGITARRKEDLFLHATLRVPLPC